One Triticum dicoccoides isolate Atlit2015 ecotype Zavitan chromosome 4B, WEW_v2.0, whole genome shotgun sequence genomic window carries:
- the LOC119292769 gene encoding uncharacterized protein LOC119292769: protein MMQLLGCGASRGVAAGGSSALGGDSGMEVVRAWWDGDDVRQEAMAVVLWPDFAWRAAWQFFPADENSVVRRIDKKGEPTSPVRKKGEPTFHPAPPPSSPSLPPLSSSPPQGSLSFLKQRRRREIQWARPSSAAGFLSSVEQRQLRWRRRETQGARPFVGGGVPLLRREAAAARDAARPDCDGSSGVPLLRPVEVEVERIVAAGVGEAAGGGAEDAGEREEAGERVRRERGGRVNLAVEEEALDRVREEPAHVVEEGDGELRTQRPRRRCHVGSLRAPLLPPWLTGFACLVNTFRPATARISGIHKTIKTVKTKGVGPAKVELLACKRAAQLADDVNAAHIHIKMDCKEIVRKLQNLSWQGPLVQDVKHLMEARQSWKVSWVRRSANVADHRLAREGVMNNLCKVWLHQPPDCIHDVIAAEIPAFYE from the exons ATGATGCAGTTGTTGGGATGCGGTGCTAGTAGGGGCGTTGCAGCGGGCGGCTCATCGGCGTTGGGAGGTGACAGCGGCATGGAGGTGGTGCGTGCCTGGTGGGATGGTGACGACGTGCGGCAGGAGGCTATGGCAGTGGTGCTTTGGCCAGATTTTGCCTGGCGGGCGGCATGG CAATTCTTTCCAGCGGACGAAAACTCTGTCGTCCGCCGAATCGACAAAAAAGGAGAGCCCACATCTCCCGTCAGAAAAAAAGGAGAGCCCACGTTTCATCCTGCCCCGCCTCCATCGTCCCCAtccctccctcctctctcctcctcgccGCCACAGGGGTCCCTCTCCTTCCtcaagcagcggcggcggcgtgaaATACAGTGGGCTCGGCCTTCGTCGGCGGCCGGGTTCCTCTCCTCCGTCGAGCAGAGGcagctgcggtggcggcggcgtgaGACGCAGGGGGCTCGGCCCTTCGTCGGCGGCGGGGTTCCTCTCCTCCGCCGagaagcggcggcggcgcgggacgcAGCGCGACCTGACTGCGACGGCAGCAGCGGGGTCCCTCTCCTCCGTCCAGTGGAGGTGGAGGTCGAGCGCATCGTGGCCGCTGGAGTAGGAGAAGCAGCGGGCGGCGGGGCTGAGGATGCCGGCGAGCGGGAGGAAGCGGGTGAGCGCGTGCGGCGGGAACGCGGCGGCCGGGTCAACCTGGCGGTAGAAGAAGAGGCGCTCGACAGGGTCCGTGAAGAGCCAGCACACGTCGTCGAAGAAGGTGATGGGGAGCTCCGCACACAGCGTCCCCGGCGCCGGTGCCATGTGGGTTCGCTCCGTGCACCTTTGCTTCCGCCATGGCTCACTGGCTTTGCTTGCTTGG TGAACACATTTCGTCCAGCCACCGCTCGTATTTCAGGCATCCACAAGACCATCAAGACCGTCAAAACGAAG GGGGTGGGGCCGGCGAAGGTGGAGCTACTGGCGTGCAAAAGGGCGGCCCAACTGGCGGATGATGTCAATGCAGCACATATACACATTAAGATGGATTGCAAGGAGATAGTTCGGAAGCTTCAGAATCTATCTTGGCAAGGGCCTTTGGTTCAGGATGTCAAGCATCTAATGGAGGCACGCCAAAGCTGGAAGGTGAGCTGGGTTAGGAGATCAGCTAATGTGGCGGATCACAGATTAGCTAGGGAAGGGGTTATGAATAATTTGTGTAAGGTATGGCTGCATCAACCACCTGATTGTATCCACGACGTTATTGCGGCAGAAATTCCTGCCTTCTATGAATAA